The following DNA comes from Mycobacterium sp. MS1601.
TATCGCGGTGTCGCTGCCCATGGCACGGAACAGGTCCTGGATCTGGTCGGGGGTGTAGCTGCCGCCCTGGAACACGTACATCTCGTCCTTGGGCTTCGAGTACGCGATCGCGGTGCGCGCCGCCGACGGACCGGGATCGTTGAGCTGGCCGGTGTCACCGGGGGCGAGCAGGCCCAGTCCGGCCACCGCCACGAACTTGCTGCCCTCGTCGATCATCCGGGTGATCACCGGGCCTGCGGCGTCGTAATCCTCAGTTGACTTGGGTGAGATCACAAATGGAGCTTCACCCGCCGGCAGGACCATGGTGGTCAGCGCCGTCCACTTCTCGTCGCCGCCGGACAACGCCTGCTTGCCCGCGTAGGGGATGGTGCCGGTGACCGCCATGTTGACCTTGCCCTGGCCGCGGGTGTTGTCGACGTACACACCCAGCGGTGAGCTGCACCCCGTCGTCTTCCAGGAGCCGCCCGACTGGCCGCGGATGTCGAAGAAGTTGGCGTTGATGGCGATGGTGGGTTGCCCCATGGCCTGCCAGGCTGCAACCGGGGTGTAGATCTCCGCGGACTGCCACAGCCCTTCGCCGGTGCGTGCACCTGGCGTCCGCTCACACCGGGCCTGATATCCGGCGTGGGTGTCGACCAGCAAGCGTGGCGTCAGGCGTTGGGAGGCAGCCTTGATGATCATCAGGAGCCCGCCGTTGTCCATCTCGTACTCGTGGCCCGCTGCGTTGAGCATGGGTGCCGGGTGGCCGCCGCCGAAGCTGTACACCAGATACGAGCCCTGTGTATTGGCGATGGCGGCCGCCAGGGTCTCTTTGCCGGACGCCCGGGCGACGGGTTCGCCGGCCGTGATCGCCAGGCCGGCGCTCAGCATCACCGCTGCCGCGACAGCGGCGGTGCGCCGGGCGACGGCGATAGCGGTTCTCACGTTTGCCCTCTCGGCGCATGTACGGCTATACGACAAGCATCACAATAGCCACAGCTGACACACTGTCAACTTTGATAACAGTGCAGAAACGGCACGGTTTCACGTGAATCACGTTGGCGCTTATTGACTTTGCTGTCAGTGCGTGTCAGCGCCCGGGTGGCGCCAATCGGTACACCGCGTCGGCGTAGTCGTCGGTGATGTAGACCGCGCCGTCGGGTCCGTCGACAGCGGCCACCGGACGGCCCCAGCGGGAGCCGTCGTCGGCCTGGAAACCGCCCACCAAGGTTTGCTGCCGGCCCAGGGTGCCACCGGTCCACGGGAAGAAGGACACCTCCGGCGCCCGCGGCGGAGATGCGTTCCAGGAACCGTGCACTCCCACCAACGCGCCGCTCTCGTACGGTGCGGGCAGCACGAAGTCGGTGAACGCCAGACCCAGCGGTGCGGAGTGCGCGGGGAAGCTCTGTTCCACCGGCGGCAGCGCCGCACAGTCCATCAGGGTGCCGTCAGGGTTGGTCTGGACGTCATCGACCAAAGGAAGGTTGGAGGGGCCGCCCTCGGGATTGCAGTAGGGCCAACCTAATTCGCGGCCCTCGGGCAGATACGCCATCTGTTCCGGCGGGTTGTCGGTGACGAACTCCTGCACCACCTGGCCGTCGCTGGGGCGGGCGATGTTGTCGCGGCCGTTGTTGGCCGTCCACAGCGATCCATCGGGGGCGGTGGCCAGGCCGGTGCCGTTGCGCACTCCGGTAGCCCATGGCCGGGGCGGACCACCCTCGGGGGCACGACCATGATGGTTGCCCGCGGCGGTGTGGCATCGCGGTCTTCGGCGGAGATGTTGCCCGTCGAGCCGATGGAGAAGTACACCGCGCCGTCGGTGCCCACGGCCACGCTCTTGAGCGCATGCGAGTAGGCGCCGCGCAGGTCAGGGCTGCGGGCATCGGGCAGATTGCCCGCAATCACCCGCCGCTCGCCGAGTTGGCCGTCGGCATAGGGGTAGGCCGTGATCTGGTTGCTCTCGGCGACGTAGAGGGTGTCGGTGCGGAAATCCAGGCCGTGGGGCTGGACGAGGCCGTCGAGCAGCACACTGGCCTGTGCGGTGGCGCCGTCCCGGGTCAGGCGCACCACCTCGCCGGAGTCGGGCGTCGAGACCAGCAGGGTGTTGTCCGGCAGCCACTGCGCCAACCGGGCCTCGGGCACCCGCGCCCACACGGACATCGTCCACCCCGGCGGCACCAGGGCGGTGCGTGCGGTGTCGAATGGCGCCGCGTCCATCCCGGCGGGAACCGTCACCGTCACCGGCTCCAACCCCTGCGCCGGTGGTGCTCCGATGCCCGTGCTGAGCGGTGCCGCGGACGTCGTCTGTTGCGGATCCTGGGCAGGCTGACTGCATCCCGCGATCAGGGCGGCCGCGGCACCGACGGTCAGGCTCTTAACCGGCCAACCCGGCATGCATCTCCCATACGAGGATCTCGGCGGGCTCGGTGGCCGTGACACGTTGGCCACCGGATGCGGTGAAGCGCACCGCATCCCCTTCGTTCAGTGCACCCGCGCCCTCGAGGCTGACCTGGCCACGCGGGACGAACAGGTGCAGGTACGGCGCTTCCGGCAGCTGCACACTCTCACCCGGCTGCAGGCGGGCGCCGTGCAGTGCGGCGTACTTGTTGCGGATGCCGATGGCCGTGTCACCCTGGTGCTCGGGCATGCCCGAGGCGATGGTGACCAGTTTGCCGCGCATCAGCTCGTCGTCGATTTCGAGCTGCTGGTAGCCGGGGGTGATGCCGGACTCGTCGGGAACAACCCACATCTGCA
Coding sequences within:
- a CDS encoding pirin family protein yields the protein MTTATAVDIRRADDRAKTKIAWLDSKHSFSFGHHYEPDNTHHGLLLVNNDDIVKPGTGFDTHPHRDMEIITWVLRGSLVHQDSTGHSGVIYPGLAQRMSAGKGILHSEKNDSWRLTGGENHSEPVHFVQMWVVPDESGITPGYQQLEIDDELMRGKLVTIASGMPEHQGDTAIGIRNKYAALHGARLQPGESVQLPEAPYLHLFVPRGQVSLEGAGALNEGDAVRFTASGGQRVTATEPAEILVWEMHAGLAG
- a CDS encoding phosphodiester glycosidase family protein, producing the protein MLSAGLAITAGEPVARASGKETLAAAIANTQGSYLVYSFGGGHPAPMLNAAGHEYEMDNGGLLMIIKAASQRLTPRLLVDTHAGYQARCERTPGARTGEGLWQSAEIYTPVAAWQAMGQPTIAINANFFDIRGQSGGSWKTTGCSSPLGVYVDNTRGQGKVNMAVTGTIPYAGKQALSGGDEKWTALTTMVLPAGEAPFVISPKSTEDYDAAGPVITRMIDEGSKFVAVAGLGLLAPGDTGQLNDPGPSAARTAIAYSKPKDEMYVFQGGSYTPDQIQDLFRAMGSDTAILLDGGGSSAIVLRRDTGGMWAGAGVPKGSCDTYAVLCDSRERALPSWLGFN